In Asterias rubens chromosome 15, eAstRub1.3, whole genome shotgun sequence, a genomic segment contains:
- the LOC117300401 gene encoding solute carrier family 40 member 1-like — protein MESEEEEGQEASVVSMATYDDANSSSEYENDVQEVQQPEQGCCSSFGVWLKSNAFLIYCSQFLSAWGDRMWTFAVALFLVEIEDLSLRLTAVFGFALTVSVLLFGTLVGQWVDRTPRLKAARISLVIQNLCVIACAVCLLLLLHYLAAIRQIGDGVLFLFCEIAIIFLGVIANLASVAEKICIQKDWVVILADGNKEQLAVMNANVRRIDLTVNILAPILVGQIMTFASMTVAGIFIAAWNLASLILEYALLLRVYKKVPRLAVKFASSENEVDTETAETLAAQGDDEGASQEESSTMKETTRLDQPEGDRHRAVIEESTDASCQPQTEDSAEANGETAAFLSKINQDEHCVSESTKEQDFPNDQQSTTDAVQQQSSTKVGPCQRFAAIFLSTYRGWQVYRSYPVHLAGLGMAFLYMTVMGFDSITNGYGYAMGLTESTLGIIRGLGSIAGIVGTFTFAQMRRRIGTTRTGLYALSQEIICLCLCVLSIWVPGSPFNPHFYEENSTSPSSSTSTSLYSTAPPDISNLTAKLSVPNKTLFENTVEDVETYTEQSTTNSSQGGDVSRPAFYFTSSILFFGGMVLSRVGLWMFDLVTTQLIQENVQEKERGAFCGMQRALECFMDMLHFILVIILPSPETFGYLIILSFIFICIGAMLYYAFSFKERGHLFHTEKVRACFQNGSSNNVRHYSMQNVAI, from the exons ATGGAATCTGAGGAAGAGGAGGGCCAGGAAGCATCAGTAGTTTCCATGGCAACATATGATGATGCAAATAGCAGCAGTGAATATGAAAATGATGTACAGGAGGTTCAACAACCTGAACAAG GATGCTGTTCATCATTTGGAGTTTGGTTGAAGTCGAATGCCTTCCTAATCTACTGTAGTCAGTTCTTGTCTGCATGG GGAGATCGAATGTGGACATTTGCTGTTGCCTTATTCCTGGTTGAAATTGAGGATCTTTCACTACGTCTGACTGCTGTGTTTGGTTTTGCTTTGACGGTATCAGTTCTACTGTTTGGTACTCTGGTTGGTCAATGGGTGGACAGAACCCCAAGACTAAAAG CTGCCAGGATAAGTCTGGTCATCCAAAACCTCTGCGTCATTGCCTGTGCGGTctgcctcctcctcctccttcaCTATTTGGCAGCCATTAGGCAGATAGGAGACGGGGTACTCTTCCTGTTCTGTGAGATTGCCATCATCTTTCTGGGCGTGATCGCTAACTTGGCCAGTGTTGCTGAGAAGATCTGCATCCAGAAGGACTGGGTGGTCATTCTTGCCGATGGAAACAAAGAACAACTTGCAG TAATGAACGCTAATGTTCGCCGGATTGACCTGACTGTCAATATCTTAGCCCCAATCCTAGTGGGACAAATCATGACCTTTGCCTCTATGACTGTAGCAGGTATTTTCATAGCTGCCTGGAACCTCGCCTCTCTCATCTTAGAGTATGCCTTACTTTTGCGTGTCTACAAGAAAGTTCCAAGGTTGGCTGTCAAGTTTGCTTCATCTGAAAATG AGGTTGACACTGAGACAGCAGAAACATTAGCGGCACAAGGAGATGATGAAGGTGCTTCCCAAGAAGAATCCTCAACCATGAAAGAGACCACCAGGCTGGATCAGCCAGAGGGGGATAGGCATCGTGCTGTCATTGAAGAGAGCACTGATGCAAGCTGTCAACCCCAAACAGAAGACTCTGCTGAAGCTAATG GTGAAACAGCTGCGTTCCTGAGTAAGATAAACCAAGATGAACACTGTGTAAGTGAAAGTACTAAAGAACAAGATTTTCCAAACGATCAGCAATCTACAACTGACGCAGTCCAACAACAGTCATCAACAAAAGTCGGACCGTGTCAGCGCTTCGCGGCTATATTCCTGTCGACTTACCGAGGGTGGCAAGTCTACAGGTCTTACCCAGTGCACCTGGCGGGTCTAGGGATGGCCTTTCTGTACATGACAGTGATGGGGTTTGACTCTATTACTAATGGTTACGGATATGCCATGGGGCTGACTGAATCCACTCTGGGGATCATCAGAGGGCTTGGATCCATCGCGGGCATCGTTGGAACTTTCACTTTCGCGCAGATGAGACGCAGAATTGGTACCACTCGCACTGGCCTGTATGCTTTATCACAGGAAatcatttgtttatgtttatgcGTTCTTTCTATTTGGGTGCCTGGTAGTCCGTTCAATCCACACTTTTATGAAGAAAATTCAACATCTCCTTCAAGTAGTACATCTACAAGCTTGTACTCGACTGCACCTCCAGACATTTCAAACTTGACCGCAAAACTTTCTGTtccaaacaaaacattgtttgagAATACTGTTGAGGATGTAGAGACATACACAGAGCAGAGTACGACGAACTCCTCGCAAGGTGGAGATGTTTCTCGACCTGCTTTTTACTTCACTTCTTCAATTCTTTTCTTTGGTGGAATGGTACTGTCAAGAGTGG gTTTATGGATGTTTGATCTTGTCACCACACAACTCATTCAGGAGAATGTTCAAGAAAAGGAAAGAGGGGCTTTCTGCGGCATGCAGAGAGCTTTAGAATGCTTCATGGACATGCTGCATTTCATCCTAGTCATCATTCTGCCATCGCCAGAAACCTTTGGCTACCTCATCATCCTCTCGTTTATCTTCATTTGTATCGGAGCGATGCTGTACTACGCTTTCTCTTTCAAAGAAAGGGGCCATCTGTTCCACACAGAGAAAGTCAGGGCATGTTTTCAGAATGGATCAAGTAACAATGTGAGACACTACAGTATGCAGAATGTTGCAATCTAG